One segment of Bombus pascuorum chromosome 6, iyBomPasc1.1, whole genome shotgun sequence DNA contains the following:
- the LOC132908431 gene encoding uncharacterized protein LOC132908431 gives MRNMNLLRVTLTLSLLVFACSTSSCLKNDPSEPSFDNGPNIIRRSRRAGLNEYLVPPPIPKPYPVRSGRVANPSAAESPGYFTQLMSWLNPFNYVSSTSTPLKTSHLEPPPLYSPLTQSYGPPPYNLHSALQPGPSLHPPLGPQIDPSLHSSIGPFPPVQNAGSLPPVQHAGSLPLVQHAGPPVAAPSSGHPDASLNLPARPSLQFYNPSTIFHGMQRAFPTPKDNHGSYVAANKGKHCNPCNKVPWIPMQDSGLHSDKYPLPTQLSNGYLPPSNQGNHDVQYAASHEIRIPELSQIPVEQTPFNSVLPHPLLYHDTIPPLYKAEPFNRPFQNPPAIENVEHFKSPALPVTPLTDQVHKSPDVKDERYNIYGNDDQRSIGTEINQGHVSAISKSHEIEINKEPVDHKESFDSSILDAQSPGSSNLENHEFPSQSGNEYHELFHPNPTPITDFNYLPPDLKPSASFATSTFHNQESDSLNYQYSGDLSPSGSVVKDSHVTTQPSLVSSFVSKERPIHFEESPLLDLTKKDESHTDIQWPTSTIGYTDIDNVSDNTAKTTTDYNLETENVFFEDSSDSAKSTESYSLPDIQNINSVFGPSTIATVDFSNSNINQHVETSTGSREYTNQQDVSYIPPSGQAGYLWPSLLINTPNLRNHSSKNHGSLNHLARWNNSFSGNKNSEKQESIDTKDTRDTLQKPQNMKRNKQVQVIIPYTSEYTPIPFQQSYGDWSIKTNFERTQPRKVPSRTGLNADNYLQQESRNDIRVVNQFQSQFNVNNSKKLNVQSIRPSSTTVEDSKSTTTTRANTSIDVRRLQKNIDNWTIQEYSRPTTSSTILPSSLHPYLSPSKKIPTEYLTTTEPADRINESKDHNEIVKTYSLAGFSFNEIEHEGSASNRIEETQSAVKVLRIDKPKVTINDLHSVDKPTIEEKSTWKSDSVSISSINKERVYVVTPQPISQIPSKNDVENRKEQGETEQLEQTSESIASDINNSKNNFSEFEAIEKAYQVLPQAVNNLAVASTGKENIPLWGIMEHEEFASLNLNENDEEAAEDIVDGPILYSGHSKVSRAKR, from the exons GTAACGTTAACGCTATCACTGCTCGTTTTTGCATGCAGTACGTCATCATGCTTGAAAAATGATCCAAGTGAACCATCCTTCGATAATGGTCCAAATATTATTCGGCGCAGTAGAAGGGCCGgattaaatgaatatttagtCCCACCTCCAATACCGAAACCTTATCCGGTGAGGTCTGGAAGAGTAGCAAATCCTTCGGCAGCGGAATCTCCAGGATACTTTACACAATTGATGAGCTGGTTGAACCCTTTTAATTATGTCTCTTCAACTTCTACGCCTCTAAAGACATCACACCTCGAACCACCACCTCTTTATTCTCCACTAACTCAATCTTACGGCCCTCCACCATATAATTTGCATTCTGCTTTGCAACCTGGACCGTCTCTTCATCCTCCACTTGGACCCCAAATTGATCCATCTTTGCATTCTTCTATCGGTCCATTTCCTCCTGTTCAAAATGCCGGTTCGCTTCCTCCTGTTCAACATGCCGGTTCACTTCCTCTTGTTCAACATGCCGGTCCACCTGTGGCAGCTCCTTCTAGTGGACATCCGGATGCATCTCTTAATCTTCCTGCTCGCCCATCCTTACAATTTTACAACCCTTCAACGATCTTTCACGGTATGCAACGCGCTTTCCCAACTCCGAAAGATAATCACGGTAGTTACGTAGCAGCGAATAAAGGGAAACATTGTAATCCTTGTAACAAAGTTCCTTGGATTCCGATGCAAGATAGCGGACTTCATTCGGACAAGTATCCGCTTCCTACGCAACTTTCGAACGGTTATCTTCCTCCTAGCAATCAAGGAAATCACGACGTCCAATACGCGGCTTCGCATGAAATCAGAATACCAGAACTTTCTCAAATACCTGTTGAACAAACACCTTTCAACAGCGTATTACCGCACCCACTGTTGTACCATGACACGATACCTCCCCTTTACAAAGCAGAACCCTTTAATCGGCCGTTTCAAAATCCTCCTGCAATCGAAAATGTGGAACATTTCAAATCACCAGCTTTGCCTGTGACACCGTTAACTGATCAAGTACACAAAAGTCCTGATGTTAAAGATGagcgttataatatttatggtAATGACGATCAAAGATCCATTGGAACAGAGATTAATCAAGGACATGTAAGTGCCATATCTAAAAGCCATGAGATCGAGATCAACAAAGAGCCTGTAGACCACAAAGAATCATTTGATAGTTCGATTCTCGATGCTCAGTCTCCAGGATCGTCGAATCTCGAAAATCACGAATTTCCTAGTCAAAGTGGTAACGAGTACCATGAACTCTTTCATCCAAATCCAACTCCTATCACCGATTTCAATTACTTACCGCCGGATCTGAAACCTTCGGCTAGCTTCGCAACTTCCACCTTTCACAATCAAGAAAGCGATAGTTTGAATTATCAATATTCCGGCGATTTGTCGCCTAGCGGCAGTGTCGTTAAAGATTCTCATGTAACGACGCAACCGTCTCTTGTGagttctttcgtttcgaaagAAAGGCCGATACACTTTGAGGAATCGCCGCTGCTAGATCTGACGAAAAAAGACGAAAGTCACACCGATATACAATGGCCAACTTCCACTATTGGCTATACCGATATCGATAATGTATCCGACAATACAGCGAAGACAACTACAGATTATAATTTAGAAAccgaaaatgtattttttgaaGATTCATCCGATTCTGCCAAGTCGACCGAATCTTATTCCCTTCCggatattcaaaatattaatagtgTTTTTGGACCTTCAACAATCGCAACCGTGGATTTCtcaaatagtaatattaatcAACATGTCGAGACGTCAACAGGTAGTAGAGAATATACAAATCAACAAGATGTTTCGTATATTCCACCATCCGGACAAGCAGGATATTTGTGGCCAAGTTTGCTAATAAATACACCAAACTTGAGAAATCATTCATCGAAGAATCACGGTTCCTTGAATCATCTTGCTCGATGGAATAATTCTTTCTCAGGAAATAAGAATTCTGAAAAGCAAGAGAGTATAGATACGAAGGATACGCGAGATACGCTTCAAAAGCCACAAAATATGAAGCGAAATAAACAA GTACAAGTTATTATACCATACACGTCGGAATATACACCGATTCCGTTCCAACAATCTTACGGAGATTGGAGTATCAAAACTAATTTTGAACGTACGCAGCCAAGAAAGGTTCCTTCTCGAACCGGATTGAACGCCGATAATTATCTTCAACAAGAATCTAGGAATGATATTCGAGTAGTTAATCAATTTCAATCACAATTTAATGTCAATAACTCAAAAAAGTTGAATGTGCAATCGATAAGACCATCTTCAACTACGGTAGAAGATTCGAAAAGCACTACAACAACAAGAGCAAACACTTCCATCGATGTGCGAAGGTTGCAAAAGAATATCGATAACTGGACAATACAA GAATATTCAAGACCTACAACGTCTAGTACAATTTTACCTAGTTCCTTGCACCCTTATCTTTCGCCATCGAAGAAAATTCCAACGGAATACTTAACAACAACAGAACCAGCCGATCGTATAAACGAGTCGAAAGATCACAATGAAATTGTGAAAACTTATTCTTTGGCTGGCTTTAGTTTCAATGAGATAGAACATGAAGGCTCTGCGAGTAATCGTATCGAGGAGACCCAATCG GCCGTAAAGGTTCTACGAATAGATAAACCGAAAGTGACAATTAACGACTTACACAGCGTAGATAAGCCCACGATAGAAGAAAAGTCAACATGGAAGTCAGACTCTGTATCGATATCATCTATAAATAAAGAACGAGTTTACGTGGTAACGCCACAGCCGATATCACAAATACCCTCGAAAAATGACGTGGAAAATCGTAAGGAGCAAGGGGAGACAGAACAACTGGAGCAAACAAGTGAATCGATCGCTAGTGACATAAACAACAGCAAGAATAATTTTAGCGAATTTGAAGCGATCGAAAAAGCCTATCAAGTGCTTCCGCAAGCGGTAAATAATCTTGCTGTTGCATCCACCGGGAAGGAAAACATTCCTTTATGGGGAATTATGGAACACGAAGAGTTTGCTTCTTTGAATTTGAACGAAAATGACGAAGAAGCAGCAGAAGATATCGTGGATGGGCCGATACTTTATTCTGGGCACTCAAAG GTGTCACGAGCCAAACGATGA